In Mycolicibacterium mucogenicum DSM 44124, the following are encoded in one genomic region:
- a CDS encoding lysophospholipid acyltransferase family protein produces the protein MEPVYGTVIKLARTVWRAQGLKFTVTGAENLPVSGGAVVAINHTSYFDFTFAGLPAVMQKRGRKVRFMAKKEVFDNKYGGWLMRKMRHIAVDRGSGAESYAEAVKQLKAGELVGVYPEATISRSFEIKAFKSGAARMAIEADVPIVPHIIWGAQRIWTKGHPRNMRRPKVPIFIHVGEPIYPTLPAAELTALLHARMQHLLSEVQDRYPEHPAGEFWVPHRLGGGAPTLAEADQMDLDEAREKAARRAARQAEGAPE, from the coding sequence GTGGAACCGGTATATGGCACCGTGATCAAGCTGGCGCGCACGGTGTGGCGGGCGCAGGGTCTGAAATTCACCGTGACAGGCGCGGAGAACCTGCCGGTCAGTGGCGGCGCCGTGGTCGCGATCAACCACACCAGCTACTTCGACTTCACGTTCGCCGGGCTGCCCGCCGTCATGCAGAAGCGCGGCCGCAAGGTGCGGTTCATGGCGAAGAAGGAAGTCTTCGACAACAAGTACGGCGGCTGGCTGATGCGCAAGATGCGCCACATCGCCGTCGACCGTGGCAGCGGCGCCGAGTCCTACGCCGAGGCGGTCAAGCAACTCAAGGCGGGCGAGCTCGTCGGCGTCTATCCCGAGGCCACCATCAGCCGCAGTTTCGAGATCAAGGCGTTCAAGTCGGGCGCGGCCCGCATGGCCATCGAGGCCGACGTGCCGATCGTCCCGCACATCATCTGGGGTGCCCAGCGGATCTGGACCAAGGGTCATCCGCGCAACATGCGTCGTCCCAAGGTGCCCATCTTCATCCACGTCGGTGAGCCCATCTACCCGACGTTGCCCGCCGCCGAGCTGACGGCGCTGCTGCACGCCCGCATGCAGCACCTGCTGTCGGAAGTCCAGGACCGCTATCCCGAACATCCCGCAGGCGAGTTCTGGGTGCCGCACCGGCTGGGTGGTGGGGCGCCGACGCTGGCCGAGGCCGACCAGATGGACCTCGACGAAGCCCGCGAGAAAGCGGCACGTCGGGCGGCGCGGCAGGCGGAAGGTGCGCCGGAGTAG
- a CDS encoding aminoglycoside 3'-phosphotransferase, with the protein MTFPSGPVPVPDVVDTLAAGRPVSAVWENELGGVTFAIGAGAEYVKTYPAEHAPLLIDEAVRLRWAGRYIAVPHVLGEGPGWLHTAGLPGRSAVDPLWSDDPETAARAIGAGLRAMHDALPVADCPFGRPSWVSDVPDPDRLVVCHGDACSPNTLLSDDGVFVGHVDIGDLGVADRWADLAIATMSLDWNYPGNYEAALLDAYGVARDDERIDYYRSLWDAPESG; encoded by the coding sequence GTGACGTTTCCCAGCGGCCCCGTCCCTGTTCCCGACGTCGTCGACACACTGGCCGCCGGCCGTCCCGTGTCCGCGGTCTGGGAGAACGAACTCGGCGGCGTCACGTTCGCCATCGGCGCCGGCGCCGAGTACGTGAAGACCTATCCCGCCGAGCACGCGCCGCTGCTGATCGACGAGGCCGTCCGGCTGCGCTGGGCGGGTCGGTACATCGCCGTCCCGCACGTGCTGGGCGAGGGCCCGGGCTGGCTGCACACCGCGGGCCTGCCCGGGCGCTCCGCCGTCGACCCACTGTGGTCCGACGATCCCGAGACCGCGGCGCGCGCGATCGGCGCCGGCCTGCGGGCCATGCACGACGCGTTGCCCGTCGCGGACTGCCCGTTCGGTCGGCCCTCCTGGGTCTCCGACGTCCCAGACCCGGACCGGCTCGTGGTCTGCCACGGCGACGCCTGCTCGCCGAACACCCTGCTGAGCGACGACGGCGTGTTCGTCGGGCACGTCGACATCGGAGACCTCGGGGTGGCCGACCGGTGGGCCGACCTGGCGATCGCCACCATGTCCCTGGACTGGAACTACCCCGGCAACTACGAGGCCGCCCTGCTGGACGCCTACGGGGTGGCGCGGGACGACGAACGCATCGACTACTACCGCTCGCTCTGGGACGCTCCGGAATCCGGCTAG
- a CDS encoding Rieske 2Fe-2S domain-containing protein, producing MQVTSVGHAGFRIDTAAGSILCDPWVNPAYFASWFPFPDNSQLDWDTLGDCDYLYVSHLHKDHFDPEHLRAHVNKNATVLLPDYPVPDLRRELEALGFHTFFETTDSVKHRVSGPKGDLDVMIIALRAPADGPIGDSGLVVSDGETVAFNMNDARPIDLDMVATEFGDVDVHMLQYSGAIWYPMVYDMPTRAKEAFGTQKRQRQMDRCRQYIAQVGATWVVPSAGPPCFLDPELRWLNDDHDDPANIFPDQAVFLDQLRSHGHDGGLLMIPGTVATFTGSALDSLVHPIPDAEAEAIFTTGKADYIEAYAQRMAPALAAEKASWAPASGDSLLEPLRAKFEPIMVQSDQICDGIGYPVELRIGSETVVLDFPKRAVREAIPDEKFRYGFGIAPELVRTVLRDDEPDWVNTIFLSTRFQAWRVGGYNEYLYTFFKCLTDERIAYADGWFAEAHDTSASIDMGGYEIQRRCPHLKADLSKFGIVEGNTLTCNLHGWQWNLDNGRCLTSKGHELRSTKR from the coding sequence GTGCAGGTCACAAGCGTTGGACACGCCGGATTCCGGATCGATACCGCCGCGGGCAGCATTCTCTGCGACCCGTGGGTGAACCCGGCCTACTTCGCGTCGTGGTTCCCGTTCCCCGACAACAGCCAATTGGACTGGGACACGCTCGGCGACTGCGACTACCTGTACGTCAGCCACCTGCACAAGGACCACTTCGATCCGGAGCACCTGCGCGCCCACGTCAACAAGAACGCGACGGTGCTGCTGCCCGACTACCCGGTGCCGGACCTGCGTCGTGAACTCGAGGCGCTCGGCTTCCACACGTTCTTCGAGACCACCGATTCGGTGAAGCACCGCGTCAGCGGGCCCAAGGGTGACCTGGACGTCATGATCATCGCCCTGCGCGCCCCGGCCGACGGCCCGATCGGCGACTCGGGGCTCGTGGTGTCCGACGGTGAGACCGTCGCGTTCAACATGAACGACGCCCGCCCGATCGACCTGGACATGGTGGCCACCGAGTTCGGCGACGTCGACGTGCACATGCTGCAGTACTCGGGCGCCATCTGGTACCCGATGGTCTACGACATGCCGACCCGCGCCAAGGAGGCCTTCGGCACCCAGAAGCGGCAACGGCAGATGGACCGCTGTCGCCAGTACATCGCGCAGGTGGGCGCCACCTGGGTGGTGCCGTCGGCCGGCCCGCCCTGCTTCCTGGATCCCGAATTGCGTTGGCTCAACGACGATCACGACGATCCGGCCAACATCTTCCCCGACCAGGCGGTATTCCTGGACCAGCTGCGCAGCCACGGCCACGACGGCGGCCTGCTGATGATTCCCGGCACGGTGGCGACGTTCACCGGGTCGGCGCTCGACTCGCTCGTGCACCCGATTCCGGACGCCGAGGCCGAGGCGATCTTCACGACCGGCAAGGCTGACTACATCGAGGCCTACGCGCAGCGCATGGCACCGGCGCTCGCTGCCGAAAAGGCTTCGTGGGCACCGGCTTCCGGCGATTCGCTGCTGGAGCCGCTGCGCGCCAAGTTCGAGCCGATCATGGTGCAGAGCGACCAGATCTGCGACGGCATCGGCTATCCCGTCGAGCTGCGGATCGGCAGCGAGACCGTGGTGCTGGACTTCCCGAAACGGGCTGTGCGGGAAGCGATTCCGGACGAGAAGTTCCGCTACGGCTTCGGCATCGCACCCGAACTGGTGCGCACCGTGCTGCGCGACGACGAGCCGGACTGGGTCAACACCATCTTCCTGTCCACCCGCTTCCAGGCGTGGCGCGTCGGCGGTTACAACGAGTACCTGTACACGTTCTTCAAGTGCCTGACCGACGAACGCATTGCCTACGCCGACGGCTGGTTCGCCGAGGCGCACGACACGTCGGCGTCAATCGATATGGGCGGCTACGAGATTCAGCGCCGGTGCCCGCACCTGAAGGCCGACCTGTCGAAGTTCGGCATCGTCGAGGGCAACACACTGACCTGCAACCTGCACGGGTGGCAGTGGAACCTGGACAACGGCCGCTGCCTGACCTCCAAGGGTCATGAGTTGCGGAGCACCAAGCGGTGA
- a CDS encoding DUF5718 family protein, producing MIDLDLDDMRGWFGFGVAGNFAGHLEQAGEAVDFVNVRSEGGAPKGIFPWYAPGSDTFLGEFPLSTDAVQLPVSDTPLNLQIEPEVGLACEVSWSGDRVVGLRPFGLGAFNDCSIRRPNAPKISHKKNWGPASKGVAPQFFAIDDLSPDGPTSSLRLASFLDDGSGVEQAYGQDSPLLGYSYYGTQLLDWIVDRLANQKGSDDTPLEDVGALMVASGRPAHLLVGIGATRYTELGESTYLKPGDRAIVRVYDTASDDVSELLQTVRTAD from the coding sequence ATGATCGATCTCGACCTGGACGACATGCGTGGCTGGTTCGGCTTCGGGGTGGCGGGCAATTTCGCCGGCCATCTCGAACAGGCCGGGGAGGCAGTCGATTTCGTCAACGTCCGGTCCGAGGGCGGGGCGCCGAAGGGCATTTTTCCGTGGTACGCGCCGGGCAGCGACACGTTTCTGGGCGAGTTCCCGCTGTCGACCGATGCCGTCCAGCTGCCGGTCAGTGACACCCCGCTGAACCTGCAGATCGAGCCCGAGGTCGGGCTGGCGTGCGAGGTGTCGTGGTCGGGCGACCGCGTGGTCGGGCTGCGGCCGTTCGGGCTGGGCGCGTTCAACGACTGTTCCATCCGCCGGCCGAACGCCCCGAAGATCAGCCACAAGAAGAACTGGGGCCCGGCGTCCAAGGGGGTGGCCCCGCAGTTCTTTGCGATCGACGACCTGAGCCCCGACGGTCCGACGTCGTCGCTGCGGTTGGCCAGCTTCCTCGACGACGGCAGCGGCGTCGAGCAGGCGTACGGACAGGACAGCCCGCTGCTGGGCTACTCCTATTACGGCACGCAGCTGCTGGACTGGATCGTGGACCGGCTGGCGAACCAGAAGGGTTCGGACGACACGCCTTTGGAGGATGTCGGCGCCCTGATGGTGGCCAGCGGACGCCCGGCGCACCTGCTCGTCGGCATCGGCGCGACGCGCTACACCGAGCTGGGGGAGTCCACGTACCTCAAGCCGGGCGACCGGGCGATCGTGCGCGTGTACGACACCGCCTCCGACGACGTCTCCGAGTTGCTGCAGACGGTGCGGACCGCCGATTAG
- a CDS encoding hemerythrin domain-containing protein — translation MPTSVPAVSVAPRQAGEPRPDLLGITLAHRAMLVDLVRLTELAKAVRDRDIICTPARARAISQYIEMLCDSIHHHHSTEDTVLWPVIQASVGAHLDLSELTDDHAALDPRLDQLRARAAAFRLSNGDRKVAFLMAFELAELTALLTEHINDEELDLFPLITEHVSVDDWEDVEAAARAGSRMSFDGPRSLAVMTDDERASMAGKLSIGLRAFLAVLMFRHRRVVRAVFGDLAESRLEALAD, via the coding sequence GTGCCCACCTCCGTCCCCGCCGTCAGCGTCGCACCCCGCCAGGCCGGCGAGCCCAGGCCCGACCTCCTGGGCATCACGCTGGCGCACCGCGCCATGCTCGTCGACCTGGTCCGGCTCACCGAGCTCGCCAAGGCCGTGCGCGACCGCGACATCATCTGCACGCCCGCCCGGGCCCGCGCCATCTCGCAGTACATCGAGATGCTGTGCGACTCGATCCATCACCACCACAGCACCGAGGACACCGTGCTGTGGCCCGTCATCCAGGCCAGCGTCGGTGCGCACCTCGACCTGAGCGAACTCACCGACGATCACGCCGCGCTGGACCCGCGCCTGGATCAGCTGCGGGCCCGCGCCGCGGCGTTCCGGCTGTCCAACGGTGACCGCAAGGTCGCGTTCCTGATGGCGTTCGAACTGGCCGAACTCACCGCGCTGCTGACCGAGCACATCAACGACGAAGAACTCGACCTGTTCCCCCTGATCACCGAGCATGTGTCGGTCGACGACTGGGAGGACGTGGAGGCGGCCGCCCGCGCCGGCAGCCGGATGTCGTTCGACGGCCCGCGCTCGCTGGCCGTGATGACCGACGACGAGCGCGCCTCGATGGCGGGCAAGCTGAGCATCGGCTTGCGCGCCTTCCTCGCGGTGCTGATGTTCCGGCACCGGCGCGTGGTGCGCGCCGTCTTCGGCGACCTCGCGGAGAGCCGGCTCGAGGCCCTGGCCGACTAG
- a CDS encoding IS481 family transposase, which produces MSHANARTNLFARRLIVERVAAGWPAAHVAEQLGISRSTVYKWLRRYAEGGEAALADRSSRPHHMPRRTSDRVEKKVLAARARRKRGAVVLAAELNLNPSTIGRILARHHVPHLSAIDPITGTSVRTSRRPANRYEHRLPGAMVHVDVKKLGRIPDGGGWRLHGRDARVSVANRHKKTKIGYDYIHTAIDDRTRLAYSEVHTDEKDLTCAAFLHRALVWFAGHGVRARRLLTDNAMVYRRGTNWGWVCSAWQLKRRFIKPSCPWTNGKAERFNRTLLNEWAYARPWTSNGQRTQGLDRFLHRYNTQRGHSALGGKPPISRLAA; this is translated from the coding sequence GTGTCTCACGCTAACGCCCGTACCAACCTGTTCGCTCGTCGCCTGATCGTTGAGCGTGTCGCCGCGGGGTGGCCAGCGGCGCATGTGGCCGAGCAACTCGGCATTTCACGGTCCACGGTCTACAAGTGGCTGCGCCGATACGCCGAAGGCGGTGAAGCGGCACTGGCCGACCGATCCTCACGCCCGCATCACATGCCCCGGCGCACCAGCGACCGGGTCGAAAAGAAAGTGCTGGCCGCCCGGGCCCGCCGCAAGCGCGGTGCGGTGGTCCTGGCAGCGGAACTGAATCTGAATCCGTCGACGATCGGACGGATTCTCGCGCGCCATCACGTGCCGCATCTGTCGGCGATCGATCCGATCACCGGCACGTCGGTGCGTACCTCGCGGCGCCCAGCGAACCGCTATGAACATCGCCTACCGGGGGCCATGGTCCATGTCGATGTCAAAAAGCTCGGCCGCATCCCTGACGGTGGGGGTTGGCGGTTGCACGGACGCGACGCCAGAGTGTCAGTTGCTAACCGGCACAAGAAAACCAAGATCGGCTACGACTACATCCACACCGCCATCGATGACCGCACCCGGCTGGCCTACAGCGAAGTGCACACCGACGAAAAAGACCTCACCTGCGCAGCATTTCTGCACCGAGCCTTGGTCTGGTTCGCCGGCCACGGCGTGCGCGCGCGGCGGCTGCTGACAGACAACGCGATGGTTTACCGCCGCGGCACCAACTGGGGCTGGGTGTGCTCAGCGTGGCAGCTCAAACGCCGCTTCATCAAACCCAGCTGCCCCTGGACCAACGGCAAAGCCGAACGCTTCAACCGGACCCTGCTCAACGAATGGGCCTACGCCCGCCCGTGGACCTCCAACGGCCAACGCACACAAGGCCTTGACCGATTCCTCCACCGGTACAACACTCAACGAGGCCACTCCGCCCTCGGCGGAAAACCACCCATCAGTCGGCTCGCCGCCTGA
- a CDS encoding BTAD domain-containing putative transcriptional regulator, with protein MTVAQPVRVTVLGPVRAWVGDGPVDLGARMQRALLARLVAARGHTVSVDRLIHDLWEGEPPPKALSALQVYVSHLRRVLEPGRQRRAPARILVSAAPGYCLRLPDDAVDAWFFESKVTAAQAESNPVRRAQLLDEALAGWAGEPFAGAGDALWAVPEVSRLTELRSAAVEGQAAAHVELGRYGTAVAALEGHVAAHPGREGAAAVLATALYRTGRQADALEVLRRTREHLIDEMGLEPGRALRDLERDILRQADHLEPSRPAPFRATAPEVPDAAPREPAGLVAYGRAEELAAIDAAARSVATGASAVLWIGGEAGSGKTTLAAAAAARLRAAGWRTVHGRCQEVHGAPAGWAWTEVLRELVDATDQDRQALAPLLHDGAAVDQGTFWLGQAVADALSAVADQQPLAVVLDDLHRTDGLTLELLRLVADRIQDRRVLVIATYRPSEDRGELEVARAALTVHTSAHLILGGLDAAAAAAVAADCGLTTSGEALRLLRERTGGNPLFVRELARLMAAEGPDAVWASVPVGVRDVLRRRLARLPGPTVTALRQAAVLGRDIDVDLLAELGRSDPDDLLDALEPAVLLGLLDEPTPGRLQFAHGLVRDTLYEDTSKLRRSRLHAAALELLRAPGRSVDQAALAHHAVASATAETASAAADFATAAARDAGSVGAHAEAARQWRAAVQMLELAASRQLAPSVAMLDQDIEVRCGLIAALAQSGDAVTARSEMKCALQLVSGRSRDDLVVRILTAWDTPLVWRDREYDESDGQMIGLLRHVLAGSGVTAADRIRLLKALYVELEGNDPEGALAASTEMLALARQVYADDPGTGRLLCTALNVHAFCALGPDLDAERDVLAAELLQTAEAAEQADYQAVAHWLLSLAAGNRSDLATAKRHVDLAVARASTGQLVHLLGVLGLFQARMYLLAGRLEEAVRAYTDLAARMAENGAANGAKLAMVGRVTGEFCLGDLGTLADELVFFYREISVAALDAAVLALVARGREAEARALWPDRKPIERAYFWVPFTVLRVNAAAAMGDLDEVRARAAELERYSGGIAGLGVDGLMVGPVDDALAAAAEALGRPDDARAYRKAAEALRARLAAEALSFID; from the coding sequence ATGACGGTGGCACAACCGGTTCGGGTGACGGTGCTCGGTCCGGTGCGGGCGTGGGTCGGTGACGGCCCGGTGGACCTGGGCGCGCGCATGCAGCGGGCGCTGCTGGCCCGGTTGGTGGCGGCCCGTGGGCACACGGTGTCGGTCGACCGGCTCATCCACGACCTGTGGGAAGGCGAACCGCCGCCCAAGGCGCTGTCCGCGCTGCAGGTCTACGTCTCGCATCTGCGCCGGGTGCTCGAACCCGGCCGGCAGCGCCGGGCTCCGGCCCGCATCCTGGTCAGCGCCGCGCCCGGATACTGCCTGCGGTTGCCGGACGACGCCGTCGACGCCTGGTTCTTCGAATCGAAAGTGACTGCGGCGCAAGCTGAATCAAATCCGGTGCGGCGTGCCCAGCTGCTCGACGAGGCACTGGCCGGCTGGGCCGGCGAGCCGTTCGCCGGGGCCGGTGACGCCTTGTGGGCGGTGCCGGAGGTCTCCCGGCTGACCGAACTCCGGTCGGCCGCGGTGGAAGGTCAGGCGGCCGCGCACGTCGAGCTCGGCCGGTACGGCACCGCGGTCGCGGCGTTGGAGGGGCACGTCGCCGCGCATCCGGGACGGGAAGGCGCCGCCGCGGTCCTGGCGACCGCCCTGTACCGCACGGGCCGGCAGGCCGACGCGCTCGAGGTGCTCCGGCGCACCCGCGAGCACCTGATCGACGAGATGGGGCTCGAGCCCGGCCGCGCCCTGCGTGATCTCGAGCGCGACATCCTGCGGCAGGCCGACCATCTGGAACCGTCGCGGCCCGCGCCCTTCCGGGCGACGGCGCCGGAGGTTCCGGACGCGGCGCCGCGCGAACCGGCGGGCCTCGTCGCGTACGGCCGGGCCGAGGAGCTCGCGGCCATCGACGCCGCGGCACGCAGCGTCGCCACCGGGGCCAGCGCGGTGCTGTGGATCGGCGGCGAGGCGGGCTCCGGCAAGACCACGCTCGCGGCGGCCGCCGCGGCCCGGCTGCGCGCGGCGGGCTGGCGGACCGTGCACGGCCGGTGTCAGGAGGTCCACGGCGCCCCGGCGGGCTGGGCGTGGACCGAGGTGCTCCGGGAGCTGGTCGACGCGACGGACCAGGACCGGCAGGCGCTGGCCCCGCTGCTGCACGACGGCGCCGCGGTCGACCAGGGCACGTTCTGGCTCGGGCAGGCAGTCGCCGACGCCTTGAGCGCCGTCGCCGACCAGCAGCCGTTGGCCGTCGTCCTCGACGACCTGCACCGCACCGACGGTCTCACGCTGGAGCTGTTGCGCCTCGTCGCCGACCGCATCCAGGACCGCCGCGTGTTGGTCATCGCGACGTACCGCCCGTCGGAGGATCGCGGCGAACTCGAGGTGGCGCGGGCGGCGCTGACGGTGCACACGTCGGCGCACCTGATCCTCGGCGGCCTGGATGCCGCGGCCGCCGCCGCCGTCGCCGCCGACTGCGGACTGACGACCAGCGGCGAGGCGCTGCGCCTGCTGCGCGAACGGACCGGCGGCAACCCGCTGTTCGTGCGGGAACTGGCCCGGCTGATGGCCGCCGAGGGGCCCGACGCGGTGTGGGCGTCGGTGCCGGTCGGGGTGCGCGACGTGCTGCGGCGCCGGCTCGCCCGGCTGCCCGGCCCGACGGTCACCGCACTGCGCCAGGCCGCCGTGCTGGGCCGCGACATCGACGTCGACCTGCTGGCCGAGCTGGGCCGGAGTGATCCCGACGATCTGCTCGACGCCCTGGAACCGGCCGTGCTGCTGGGCCTGCTCGACGAGCCGACGCCCGGCCGGCTGCAGTTCGCGCACGGGCTGGTCCGCGACACCCTCTACGAGGACACCTCGAAACTGCGTCGGTCCCGGCTGCATGCCGCGGCGCTGGAGCTGCTGCGCGCACCCGGCCGCTCGGTCGACCAGGCCGCGCTGGCGCACCATGCCGTCGCCTCGGCAACCGCGGAAACCGCTTCGGCCGCAGCCGATTTCGCGACCGCCGCGGCGCGTGACGCGGGTTCGGTCGGCGCCCACGCCGAAGCGGCCCGGCAGTGGCGCGCCGCGGTCCAGATGCTCGAACTCGCCGCCAGCCGGCAGCTCGCGCCGAGCGTGGCGATGCTGGATCAGGACATCGAGGTCCGCTGCGGCCTGATCGCCGCGCTCGCGCAGTCCGGCGACGCCGTCACCGCGCGCAGCGAGATGAAGTGCGCGCTGCAGCTGGTGTCGGGCCGGTCGCGCGACGATCTGGTCGTGCGCATCCTCACCGCGTGGGACACCCCGCTGGTGTGGCGCGACCGCGAGTACGACGAATCCGACGGCCAGATGATCGGGCTGCTGCGGCATGTGCTGGCCGGCTCCGGGGTGACGGCCGCGGACCGCATCCGGTTGCTCAAGGCGCTCTACGTCGAGTTGGAGGGCAACGACCCGGAGGGTGCGTTGGCCGCCAGCACCGAGATGCTCGCGCTGGCGCGGCAGGTGTACGCCGACGATCCGGGGACGGGCCGGTTGCTGTGCACCGCGCTCAACGTGCACGCCTTCTGTGCTCTCGGCCCCGACCTGGACGCCGAGCGTGACGTCCTCGCCGCCGAACTGCTGCAGACCGCAGAGGCCGCCGAGCAGGCCGACTACCAGGCGGTGGCGCACTGGCTGCTGTCGCTGGCCGCCGGCAACCGCTCCGACCTGGCGACGGCGAAGCGCCACGTCGACCTCGCGGTGGCGCGCGCGAGCACCGGCCAGCTGGTCCATCTGCTCGGTGTGCTGGGCCTGTTCCAGGCCCGGATGTACCTGCTCGCCGGCCGGCTGGAGGAGGCGGTGCGCGCCTACACCGACCTGGCCGCGCGGATGGCCGAAAACGGTGCCGCCAACGGCGCGAAGCTGGCGATGGTCGGCCGGGTGACGGGTGAGTTCTGCCTCGGCGACCTGGGCACCCTGGCCGACGAGCTGGTGTTCTTCTACCGCGAGATTTCGGTCGCCGCGCTGGACGCGGCTGTTCTGGCGTTGGTCGCGCGGGGCCGCGAGGCCGAGGCCCGGGCGCTCTGGCCGGACCGCAAGCCGATCGAGCGGGCCTACTTCTGGGTGCCGTTCACCGTGCTGCGGGTCAATGCCGCGGCGGCGATGGGTGACCTCGACGAGGTGCGGGCCCGCGCGGCCGAGCTCGAGCGCTACTCCGGCGGCATCGCCGGGCTCGGGGTCGACGGGCTCATGGTCGGGCCCGTCGACGACGCGCTGGCCGCGGCCGCCGAGGCGCTGGGCCGGCCCGACGACGCCCGCGCCTACCGCAAGGCCGCCGAGGCGTTGCGGGCCCGGCTCGCGGCCGAGGCGCTGAGTTTCATCGACTAG
- the serS gene encoding serine--tRNA ligase, which yields MIDLKLLREDPDRVRASQRSRGEDPGLVDALLDADASRRAAIAEADTARANQKAASKLVGAASPEERPALLEKAKELSAAIKDIEARQAEAEAAFTAAHLAIGNVIIDGVPAGGESDFEVLDVVGTPTEIENPKDHLELGEALGLLDMERGAKVSGSRFYFLTGQGALLQLGLLQLAVRLATENGFTLMIPPVLVRPEVMRGTGFLGAHADEIYRLEADDLYLVGTSEVPLAGYHSDEILDLSEGPLRYAGWSSCFRREAGSYGKDTRGIIRVHQFDKVEAFIYCKPEDAEAEHQKLLAWQRQMLAMIEVPYRVIDVAAGDLGSSAARKYDCEAWVPTQQAYRELTSTSNCTTFQARRLSTRYRDENGKPQTAATLNGTLATTRWLVAILENHQQPDGSVRVPEALVPYVGTSVLQPK from the coding sequence GTGATCGACCTCAAGCTGTTGCGCGAAGATCCGGACCGGGTGCGGGCGTCGCAGCGGTCCCGTGGCGAAGACCCCGGCCTCGTGGATGCGCTGCTGGACGCTGACGCCTCCCGGCGCGCCGCCATCGCCGAGGCGGACACCGCACGGGCCAACCAGAAGGCGGCGAGCAAGCTTGTCGGCGCGGCCTCGCCGGAAGAGCGGCCCGCACTGCTGGAGAAGGCCAAGGAACTGTCCGCGGCGATCAAGGACATCGAGGCCCGTCAGGCCGAGGCCGAGGCGGCGTTCACCGCCGCGCACCTGGCCATCGGCAACGTCATCATCGACGGCGTGCCCGCCGGCGGCGAGAGCGACTTCGAGGTGCTGGATGTCGTCGGCACGCCGACGGAGATCGAGAACCCCAAGGACCACCTGGAACTGGGCGAGGCCCTCGGCCTGCTCGACATGGAGCGCGGCGCCAAGGTGTCGGGCTCGCGGTTCTACTTCCTGACCGGCCAGGGCGCCCTGCTGCAGCTCGGCCTGCTGCAGCTCGCCGTGCGGCTGGCCACCGAGAACGGGTTCACCCTGATGATCCCGCCGGTGCTGGTACGCCCGGAAGTCATGCGCGGCACCGGATTCCTCGGCGCGCACGCCGACGAGATCTACCGGCTCGAGGCCGACGACCTGTACCTCGTCGGGACCTCGGAGGTGCCGTTGGCCGGTTACCACTCCGACGAGATCCTCGACCTGTCCGAGGGGCCGCTGCGGTACGCCGGCTGGTCGTCGTGCTTCCGCCGGGAAGCCGGCAGCTACGGCAAGGACACCCGCGGCATCATCCGCGTGCACCAGTTCGACAAGGTCGAGGCCTTCATCTACTGCAAGCCCGAAGACGCCGAGGCCGAGCACCAGAAGCTGCTCGCCTGGCAGCGTCAGATGCTGGCCATGATCGAGGTGCCCTACCGCGTAATCGACGTCGCGGCAGGCGATCTCGGCTCGTCGGCAGCGCGCAAGTACGACTGCGAGGCATGGGTGCCGACGCAGCAGGCCTACCGCGAGCTGACGTCGACCTCGAACTGCACGACGTTCCAGGCCCGGCGCCTGTCCACCCGCTACCGCGACGAGAACGGCAAGCCGCAGACGGCGGCGACCCTCAACGGCACGCTCGCCACGACCCGCTGGCTGGTCGCGATCCTGGAGAACCACCAGCAGCCCGACGGCAGTGTCCGGGTGCCCGAGGCGTTGGTGCCGTACGTCGGCACCTCGGTGTTACAGCCCAAGTAA